Genomic DNA from Kluyveromyces lactis strain NRRL Y-1140 chromosome C complete sequence:
aacttctgCGAAAGTTGACGTTGAAAACAACACTGTCACAACCGACACGCCAACTTTAGACAAATCACTGAAAGAAGCATCTTCTACAGAATCCCCCACGGCTGCGTTATCAGTAGAGACTATTGAAAGCGTGGAAAGGACCCAATTTGGATCACAAGAAGATGATTGCAAACAAATATGCACTGAATCTCCAACATTATCCTCAGCGGAATCCAGGTCAAATGATAAGAtagttttgaaagaagcagCCGATATTTCtaatcaaaatattgaaactgTTAAGCATATTACCTTCGCCGAAACAGATCAAATTTCTCTTATTAACTCCGAAGATCCTCCTATTTTTGTGCAATCCTCGATGGAGGCAACAGATCTAGTTGAATCAGGCGAGCTCGGtgaaaaagttgaagtAAAGGAAGATagtgaagaaaaagttgatgatgttttaGAAGAACTGGAACCCACATACGAAGGCCCCGTGCAAAGGGTTGGGAAAAATTTCGTCATTTTATATACCTTCCCTGACCACCCCATTGCCACCCAAAATTCTGAGGTACGGAAAATTATTCTTGGTAAAAACTGGGTACTTCCTTCAAAGGCAAGACCTGATGAACTTGAAactttgatgaagattaCCAGCTCTGAAGAACAGGAACCGCTTCAATCGATTCTAATTCCAGATATGTCaattttggataaattcCCACGTTTTGGTGAATTCAATAAGAAGACTCTAAGAACTGTAACAATCGACACAACAAAGAAGgataaaattgaaattagGACTGAAGCACCGACTGGTGTGTTTTTACCGAACGGGATTCGTAAAAACTGCCTTATTACTAATAGAGAGTGTAAATattttgatccaaagaaCGGTGTACCGTATTCTGACGTTGAGGCAATTAAGACCATCCAGCTGTTACAGGAATACTATGACGACAATGGTGAACCCATTGAACCGAAATTCAAATGGTACGGTTTCGGTAGAGGAGGTATTTATCTTGATGTCCACCAAAAGCCAGCTAGTGGTGTACCAGAAGGATTTGTTTAATAAAGACTTATCTACGTAGTATCTTCAAGCTCTGCGAAAGGCTATGAAAGTATCTATTCATCAAACCGAATTTTGTCTGCAACTTTTTGAACTTCATAGCATTATTAACATTTGACGCATGGAACGGCCTCTTCAAATCACTATTGTAATATTTCCAAAACGCTTGATTTTGCAGTAATGATGACTGTCGGTCAGGAAATGCTGACAATGAACGATGTTGCACGTTCATTAAATATAGTAGGTTTCGAGCTCTAGTAACGGCCACATATAATGCGTTAGTTTCAATTGGGAAATTTCCATAATCTGTGCGGCCCATTAGGAAAACTATCGGAAATTCTAGTCCCTTTGCACAGTGAATCGTGGATACGTTAACGCTGCCTAAAGTATTCTGTTCCTGTGTAATACTTTTCTGATTGTTATGGTATATAATGCTTTGATCGTGAAAAGTTTCTAAAAACCAAGTCGCGGTAGGAAGATCTTGCGGTTTAGATAATAGCGACAATTTTATAGCAGAATAgaattctttcaagtttaCTTGGAAACTTCCTGATTCAGAGTTACTGTCACACATGAATAACGGTAGATCTAACTTTGAAATCACAGATGAGCAGTTATCTATTAAGATGTGCGGCTGTTCAACTTCCAAAATAGGAGGATCGTTGATTAATGTTGATACTGCTAGCAAGTAGTTTTCGAGTTTTTTTGTAACTGCCGGAGTAAACCCCCACTTTGAAACAGGTGTATTTGTTAGAAAATGCCAGATTGATGCACCTGTGGCTGTGGCATTTTCATGTAATTTCTGAAGGGTGTTACTACCAAATCCTTTTAAAGCTGCTAAAGTAACAATAACACTGAAATTACTTTTAGTTTTCATGGTGAAAGACGCGTCTTTAGGCAGTGTAGCTTCTTCTATGACCGAAACAGCGACTTGAAGTAAATCAATCATGAATCTTATCCGCTGATCTGACATCCAATCTGGCTGCGTTGTTAATTTTGAAACGGGAATTCCGAATGTTGAAAGGTGGTCAGCAATCGCCTTTGAATGAGAATTGGTCCTTGCTAAAATGCCAATGTCAGATAGTTTTGCAGAAGAACAAACTAGCTGACATATTTCACTCACAATGAAGTCCAATTCATCTATTAATTCTTCGCAATTGTATTTGATGGGGTAAACTCCGGAAGGATGTTTTTCTACTatattttctcttttaaTCTGAACAGGAACGGTTTGGTTTATAACAGCATTGGCTGCAGCAGTTATTTCTGGTGTACTACGGAAATTGTCATGGATGTACTTAGTGAATTTTTTATCATCAGGTCTTAACCTGTCCAATTCAGACATGACTTCTTTGTTACTTCCCAAAAACTCATAAATGCTTTGATTGATATCTCCAAATATTAAAAAGTGTTTTTGACCAAGTAATGTCTTTAATAGTTTAAATATACCTGGATATAAGTCTTGGAATTCGTCAATAATTAAAACTTTGGCTTCATTTAGTACAAATTTGGTGAATGCAGTATCCTCTTCTGAATTCGGCTCTTTTAAGAATTCCACAGCCATTTTGATTAAATCATCGTTAGTCAAAACATTTGAATGCTTCATTAACTTTGTTACTTTTTCAATGGTCTCATCAATATTATCTGTGTCAATTTGGTATTCATTTATAAGTTTCTGAAGCTTCTTCGTAATGATCCGGTCATTAGCAGTATTAACATTTCTCTTATTCCAAAAATCTTTTGGAATGAGCTTGACTAGACCTCTCCAACCGTTTTCCTCGATTATGTTCACAATACCCATATTTTCAGTAACTATCCTGTTCGAGAGGCCATGGATCGTGTAAATACCAATTTGGGAAACAATGTCATCAACTTCATGGTCAGTGTACGGTTTATCGCTTAATTCCTGAAAGACGCCTAGAAGATTATCTGTAATATTATCAACTGCTTTATTAGTCAAAGATAGAATAATAATTTCACGGGGTTTCACCTGCCCCGTTTGGATCAACTCTCGAACTTTGCATAGCAATGTATATGTCTTACCTGAACCGGGTCCTGCAATAACTTTCAGAGTGCTAGCAGGTATATAAGGGAATTGGATAATTTCATTCTGCGAATCAGTTGGCCTTTTCATCATACGATTGACCACAGACTACACTCTATGTTGAGTGGATCAGCCCAATGGATTTCCTCGTCACTCGACGTTCATATAGCTATTCTGTTTCGGTCATCTCAAATTAGCATATATATGGAACCGAAAATAAAGTAGAAACTGTTTATGTTTATTGACGTTTTTAAAATAAACGAGAAACGGCACAACTAAATAAATCGAAGATTGAATGTGTTATTCGTAACGAGATACTGTAATGGTTGTTCgtatacatatatatatatatatttactTACTATATGCTTCTAGTAGCTGTGAAAGATGAGTTTTCGTTTGTGAGAGGATGAGTGGTTCCTTTTCAGAATCTGTTCTGAGGAACGATTGTTGAAGGGCGTTGTAGATATACATATAATTTGTGGTTAGGAAATTATCAGCGTTTTTAGTCTTTTTGCTGCATTTTGTCATTATTGTTTCGAAATCATCACGAATTCTATTTATCGAGTGGAACAACGGTTCTGCCCTTTCATCTAAAAGTTCCTTGTGGGTTAACGATAGTTTCAATAAACTGagaagaaatttggaaaactgTACCGTGAGTTCGTGAGGCGTTACTAACGGGTCTGAAGCGGTTCCAGCACCTCTAACACGGGCAACGTTGGTTGTTATTGAAACAGATCTTAATTGTTCACACTGGAAATCCACAAGTTTCTGAAATTTTGGCCATAGAAGAATCAACTGACCATCAAGATAATCATCAATGCACGGGATTTGACGATGTTGCGCTTCGAATTGTAGTCTATGTGCAACTCTAATGCTGATTAAGACACCAAATATATCGAATGATGTATCAATTAATTGATGCGTGAAGTCCATAGCATTATCAAAAGTTGGCTGGAAGATATCCAGAAGAATGGTTCGTATTAGATCACCTTTATCAGTTGGTAATCTGAAgaattcattcaaaaacatAAATTCTGCAGTGCAATTATCTAATAATGCCAAGTTTAAATTTTTAAATCCAACTTCGATGTAATTGGCAATTGGATTATTCTCTGCAATTTGCGATACCATAACTGTCCTATCTTCTTGCGTGATAAGATCCAACCgttttgatatttggaaATAGTCGTTAATGCTGTCATCAGTGACATTAAAGTGGGAAGCAGTTTGTGCGCCAAAGAGCGTTCTTCCACTGGCATAAAGATAATTAGAATAAGATCCTGAAACCGATGTATTTGAAAGACCTTGTCCTAATGCGTATTGAGAATCTATCTGGACGTACTGTAAAATTGTCAAAGATCTAATATATCTTGCAAAATATGTCTTATAATACCATTTCATCGTATTAATATATGCTTCTCGTAATTCTGTAGCTATGTCCGACTTGGTATTGTAGATCATTTGATAGATTTCTCTGACCTGAAGTAGTTCCtcttgaattctttgcGCTGGCACAGGATGTCCGTCCCTCAGTCTCTTAATTCTTATCACAATATATTTTTTAGCTCTTTCTGCAGAAACTGCCTTTAGTATTTGTAAGATTTCATTCAACTGTTCGAAATCATTTGGTCTCTCTGatttattttcttcttgatacTTCAGGAATATCTCTTGTTTATCGTTCAAATAATCAATACAATCAATCcatttttgatcaatcttGCCTCTTAACACTTGATATATTATTTCAGGAGAGattatcaaatcattaaCGATGGGACTTATGTCTTTCAACTTCGAAGAGTTACTCTTCAGTAACGATGAAAACTCAGAAAATTTACCCTTAACGAAATCGAGATCTTTAGTCAAATCGTTCAACTTGTTGTTAAATTCGGCAAAgtaatttttcaaactCGGTATAAGTGTCTCAGTAGAGGTACGTATTGATTGGTTCTTTTCCATGAGATCATCAAATTCCTTGAGGAATTCAGTATGtaattgatattctttttttagGGTCGAGTCAACGTAGGCTCGGTAAGTATCAATGTTATCATCTTTACCTGATGGAGAATCCTCTGGCAGTTGAAGTTCAGTTGCATCTAATTCTAACAGATCGCTTAAAACATCCATtataatttcaatatatgGTTTTCTGTCACGAACAGAGTGTAATACAATTTGAAgtatctttcttttccaacTGTATTCTTTGCGGTGTAGTCGatgttctttttgatatatttcaGGCTTTTCGTATTTTTTCTGAAAGTTGTAATACACACACACATCAGGAAAACGAAATGCTGACGGTGAGCGAACGGGGGAGTAGTTTAATTATATGCTTTCTATAGGTCCCCAAGCTTGAAAACTTTGGGTCATTTAAATATTTACAATCATTATGATTACTTTTTGGATGTTAATTATGTGGTAATAGTCTATTTACGATTTaagcttttgaattttAGCTAACATACCTGATAGTTGAAGATGAGTCCCGACACCTTCAAGAATTCTCATATGTGTAAAGCCGATTTCCTTGATCATCTCCAATCTAACCGTTTCCTTAACTTCATCGAGATTTTTCATTACTCTGAAACAAGTTATCACTATATCTACCGCAGAGTAGCCTTTAACCCAAAGTTCTTTTAAATATTGCAGCGATTCATCGAGAGATCCAGATAATAGCATTCTCTTGACTATTAGTGGATGCGGGGAATCAACAATTTGGAAAACGTTCTCCCCATTTACTAAACCGAAACCAGCAACTGTACTTTGTAAATTGTTTATTGCCTGTCTCATGTCACCTTCGGCAGTGAAGATAATAGCTTCGAGACCATCATTCGTGTATTGAACATCTTCCAGCTTTATAATTTCCAATAATCTTTTGAGAACCTGTTCATCAGTTAGTTTCGAGTAACGTAGTATTGCACAACGAGATTGTAAAGGTTCAATTATCTTATTAGATTGGTTACATGCAAAAGCAAATCTCGTCGTATTAGAGTATAACTCCATTGTTCTTCTCAAAGCCTGCTGAGCACCACTGGTCATTGAATCTGCCTCATCCAAAATGATAATCTTATGCTTACCTGCTGGTAGCGTGCACTTCTTTTGGGCAAAATGCTTTATCTGATTTCTGACGACTTCGATACCTCTGTCATCAGACGCATTCAACTCCAATACAGCCTGTGAATACGCATCACCTAATAGCTCATGTGCCAAACAGTGTATCGAAGTTGTTTTACCAATACCTGGTAGGCCACTGATAATCATGTGAGGCATATTACCATCAGCAGCGATGGTTTGTAGCCGTTGCACCGTATCCTCATTCCCTACaatatctttcaataaatgcGGTCTGTATTTTTCAACCCATGGTAATTCCAACTTGGTAGCGTAGgacatctttcaaaatcaatctTCTAAGAACTGATCTGAACCCCCTGTTATAGTTATTAATCGGTCAATTGATAGTGACCCAGAGTtatgtattttcttttcaacctCGACAGAAccattattttcatttgGCTCTGTGAATTAAATGCTCTCTAcatttcaaagtttcaaagatttaGATATAAATACATGTTGataaaccaaaaaaaaaacaagaagagaagaagtacAATCAGGCGCTTGGACATACTTACTAGTATCAATTTTGGCACGTTAATATGGTGTCACGCTCTCGGGATTGATATAATTCGAATCGTTGTGTTAATCGCGAAACAGGAAGCGATTATCCAGTGACATAAAACCCACGTGACTTTCAAACTTTATCAACATGAAAAatgcagaagaagaaacgaATGTTTAGAGAaagctttcaaagattccaaCGATATGGAAGCTCATCGCAGATGGTCCTTCGAGAataaagaattgaagacaAGCTCAAATGTCTGATACCAGTGAAAATTCAAATGCTGAGATTCCAGCTGATACCTCAGATGTCAAAGATAAACCTAAGCCGATAGTTAGGGCACCACAATTTCCACCTCCTCCGGAAGGCATATCAAAATCacaatggaagaagatctGCAGGAAGAAGCGTTTTGAAGAGACGAGGGCAGAATATGCACAAATCCgcaaagagaagagaaatcgTGCCAAATTGGCACGTAGGGAAAAGCTCAAGGAATATACTGATAGAGGCGAAGAAATCCCTGAAGAATTAAAGCGTCCACCAAAAGTtaatttgaatcaaagtGATTCCGGCATATCTATTATTCTTGACTGTTCCTTCGATGATTTAATGAACGATCGCGAAATTGTAAGTTTATCTACACAAGTCACTAGAGCTTATTCTAGCAACAAAAGAGAGAATAATTACGCCAAGATTAAAGTGACATCTTTCGATAAGAGATTAAAACAACGATTCGATAACGATTTGAGCAACTCTAACTACACCAAGTGGAAAAATTTCGAATTTACTGCAGATCCAACCTTGCCCACTGAGAATGCCGTCTATCTGACTGCTGatacagaagaaaaactgGATACTTTAGAACCAGGGACCACTTATATCGTAGGTGGTATAGTAGATAAAAACAGACATAAGAACCTATGCTACAACAAGGCAAAGGAACTTAACATCCCAACCAAGAGGCTTCCTATCGGAGAATTTATCAATCTTGCTGGAAGGAAAGTGTTGACTACCAGCCATATGGTCCAACTAATGTTGAGATACTTCGACAACAAGGACTGGAAGGAAGCATTCGAAAGCGTGCTTCCACCTAGGAAACTCGAAGTCGACTCTACAAAAGAAGACTCTGAAACTGCTTCTGCTGAATAGAGCCAGCCCTTTATTATATAATTGTACGTTAATTACACCTTGCATATGGGCATCTGACAAGTAGACTACATAGCTATAAAACCAGTCTTCGGTTTTTAACCACACTCATACCCTACCAATGACTGCAAACGGCAACAAACATATCCATTTGCAGATCTAGAATTCCCCAAGGgcttcattttttctttgaggACAGTACAAAACATCACGCACGACGCATGACTAACTTCTATTTGACTGGACTATCTTTCCTTCCAATGgaattttcatttttttttccgGACGTACCCTCATCtcaatagaaaagaaaggTTTTCAAGCAAAGAATGGTCTTCTGTTCTCAGGAAACTTTGCGAGTTGCGTCATGCACTGAGTAACGAATTCATTTTACAAGCGAGTATTGAGAGTTCAAGTTACTGCTGATATATAAACTCTCTTTACTGGTAACATCTttagagaaaaaaatagtaAAATATATTGTTTCTCATTTCATTTGATTAGTTTTAGTATATGATCAAAGGAAGtagaagagaagaaatttACTAAAAGTTCTAGTTGAAACGAGTTCTGGTTGTCATCATCTGTACCTGTTGATTGAAACTACCATTGACATCCAAAAAAATCCTAACAAACAGAATGCAACTAGTTCCCATAGTATTGAACTCCCAGACTGTTTCTGGGATTACAGGTTCCATTTCTATTGCATGTTGGATCATCGTTTTCGTTCCACAGATTTATGAAAACTTCTATAGGAAGTCGGCAGAAGGTCTTTCGCTTATGTTTGTGGTGCTATGGCTTGCtggtgatattttcaacttACTTGGCGCTATGCTTCAGCATTTACTACCCACTATGATCATTTTGGCAGCATATTATACTGCTGCTGatataattcttttgattcagTGCTTGTTTTACGGTCAAGATGGACCTGTTGACCCTGTACATCTATCACCAGCTAATCCAATCAACGAAAACGTCTTACAAGATGTTTTTCATGAACGTCAGCCTTTGCTTACCGGACACCAACACAACGAACGTCGTGTTTATGTGGAGACTTCATCGACAACATCTGAAGCCACTGCTCCAAATGCAGATAAACCTGAAGACGGGAAATTGAGGGAGCAATTGCtcaatatcattattgTTTCATCCGTTATCTTGGCTGGCTTCTTTTCATGGTACATTTCCTATATCAAGAATCCTCATCAAAGCAACCCTGAATTGGACCTTCACATGAATTGGCTGGCTCAATCATTCGGATATCTTTCTGCCGTGCTATACCTAGGTTCAAGAATCCCTCAAATTCTGCTCAACTATCAGAGAAAATCATGTGAAGGGGTGtctttcttattcttcCTTTTTGCATGCTTGGGTAACACTACTTTTATCATTTCTGTTTTGAGTATATCATTCGCCCCACGTTATTTATTAGTCAACGCTTCTTGGTTAATTGGAAGTTCGGGTACTTTAATCATGgatttcattattttcgCGCAATTCTTCGTCTACAATAAGGATACTCAACCATCAGCAGATGATCTATTGACAGtatgatcttttttttcaacattagAAAATGCATTCCGCTTGGTAGATGAAAGGAATGTTTACACACTGGTAATACAAATTACTGTGCTACACTCACAgcacatatatatatagaaaAGATCAAAGGCACCTAATTGTGGAATggtcttttcaaagatgcaTTTTAATCTAATCTTATTAATTCctcatttcttcaaattacGATGAAAGAATATATTATTCAGTTTCCATTCAGCAACAAATATATTAAACTTGTCTATAATGAGCTGCCACCCTGAACAGGGAGGTTCCCTAAACGTAACGTTAAAATTTGCTGCGCTATAATTGAAATTCCAATTTCTCACCTTATAACTTATTGTGTCAGATGACAGCGTCAGTTTACAAAAAACAATTTATTAGATATCTCGATGGAGGAAAAAACTAACGGATTGGATATATAATGAAACAATCTGACGTGTGTTCTGGTTGCCACCAAAGACTCTTGTTGCTAATTTGGTCTTTGTCTACGGTTCTGCTTTTGAACCAGTAGTCCTCAGGCATTCATTCATCATGATGGAAGGTTCACACACTGTCCGTATGAATAGACCACCTGAACTATCTGAATACTCCATAAAGGAAGATAATTCTACTTCGTCTTCCGATAATGATTATGAGAACCAGACAGCTGATAAGCCCGTTTCTCATGGTATTCACGGGTTCAGCAACATTTTGGGGTTTAGCAGATCTAAAAGTTCGTCTTCAATGAATGAACATAGAGGTTGGAATATATTTCGAAGAGAACGAACTCCAACTCCTGCAAATAAACTGGCTTTAgatgataaagaagatcGAGCTTATGATCCAAAGGAAGTGAGCTGGTGGAGCAAATCCATCCATAGATCTAGACCAAACACTGAACCTACCAATAATGTCAATCTTTTTGACGAAGCTATTTCGCCGGAGGaaaaacttcttctttcagCTAATGATAGGTTAGAAGCGATGTTACAAGATTcctttgaaaatgttgttgataatAGTGCCAGCCCCACCAAAAAAGATGATCCTATTGAAACGAGTGACTCGGATACTACTGACATGGATTCTTTGCGTGAAGCTTCAAGAATCataaaatcaaaagttcaaaCGATTGACAATGATAGCCCAGAAACGCCTCCAAATGAACCAGCCATGAAAGTACATTTCAAACCTTCAAATCATGAAATTTCTATTTATGATTATGTGTATGAATCTCCAAATGCAAAAAACTCCAAGAACATAGATTTAATGATGGTGGATACAAATTCTGTGACGTTTGGTAAGTTTCAACGAATTGCTTCATGTTTGAAAACGGGCTGTGATCCTTTGAGATCAGATCAATCAATTGTAGCTCTATGCGATTATATTTTAACcctttcaaaagaatgcAATGCAAAGCTTTGTACTCTCGAAAGCACTAAGGAAcaggaagatgaagatataaAGTTCAAACTTGCGCAAACCGAAGATCTAAAAGCTCGATTAGAAGATATCACAAATAAATACGTTAAAAATACTAAAGAAATCGATAATGTGAAGGCAGAGAATAACAATCTTaaactgaaattgaaggaagtTATCGAATTCAACAATATTTGCAAACAgttctttgttgaatataAGGGCCAAATTGCGTTGTTGAGTGAACAAATCAATAACGAGGTTACTAAAAACGAAACTTTAAAAGAGAAACAGGAAAGAATTTCCAAGAACTATGAATCTGAAAAATCACGGAATATGGAACTTTCAGAAAGTTTGGCTGTCTCTCAAGGTGTTTTACAGGATATGGAGAAAAAATATTTAGAAAACATCAATAAGACGACTGGTCCCGAGATTGTACAGGACTTATCATGCTCACATGCTGAGAATTTGGACCTCAAAActaaaattgaaaaaattaccAAAGGAAATAGCAGGTTAGTGAAAGATTGCCAAAGGGAGCGTAAGAAGGTATTGGATTTGCGTAAGCAGAAGGGACTAACAAGTAAATACGTTGATGGGATTCTAGCTTTTCAAAATTACTGCATTCAGTTTTTAACTCAATACATCATGTCTTTCAAATCCGCTATTGATTTAGCTGATCTCCTGCATGTCGAACAGCAATTATTCCAAGTTTCAAGTTTTAACCCTCTCTCTTACAGAAACCTTGAATATCATTCCGAAAGGGACCTTTTGGCGCATTTGCAATCTTTCGAATCGGATTCGAACGAGTTGTTCCAAAATCTCAGCAATAACATCCTTGTACAAACATTCAAGAAGTATACGATAGAACAAAACGCCAACAAATTCCTCACTTCTCAGCTTCAAGTATTGCGAAAAGAATCTGCAGATAAAGATCGGTATATCGAAGCAATCTtacaagaaacaaatagtttgaaactgaaattAAGGGAAAAATGAGCTTGGTATCTGGTTTAAAATTTATATAATAGATAGAGAATGGTTAATATTGTTGGAAATCTCAtgatattcatcaaatgCATTTACTTACTTAATGTTTAA
This window encodes:
- the HMI1 gene encoding ATP-dependent 3'-5' DNA helicase (similar to uniprot|Q05379 Saccharomyces cerevisiae YOL095C HMI1 Mitochondrial inner membrane localized ATP-dependent DNA helicase required for the maintenance of the mitochondrial genome not required for mitochondrial transcription), with product MMKRPTDSQNEIIQFPYIPASTLKVIAGPGSGKTYTLLCKVRELIQTGQVKPREIIILSLTNKAVDNITDNLLGVFQELSDKPYTDHEVDDIVSQIGIYTIHGLSNRIVTENMGIVNIIEENGWRGLVKLIPKDFWNKRNVNTANDRIITKKLQKLINEYQIDTDNIDETIEKVTKLMKHSNVLTNDDLIKMAVEFLKEPNSEEDTAFTKFVLNEAKVLIIDEFQDLYPGIFKLLKTLLGQKHFLIFGDINQSIYEFLGSNKEVMSELDRLRPDDKKFTKYIHDNFRSTPEITAAANAVINQTVPVQIKRENIVEKHPSGVYPIKYNCEELIDELDFIVSEICQLVCSSAKLSDIGILARTNSHSKAIADHLSTFGIPVSKLTTQPDWMSDQRIRFMIDLLQVAVSVIEEATLPKDASFTMKTKSNFSVIVTLAALKGFGSNTLQKLHENATATGASIWHFLTNTPVSKWGFTPAVTKKLENYLLAVSTLINDPPILEVEQPHILIDNCSSVISKLDLPLFMCDSNSESGSFQVNLKEFYSAIKLSLLSKPQDLPTATWFLETFHDQSIIYHNNQKSITQEQNTLGSVNVSTIHCAKGLEFPIVFLMGRTDYGNFPIETNALYVAVTRARNLLYLMNVQHRSLSAFPDRQSSLLQNQAFWKYYNSDLKRPFHASNVNNAMKFKKLQTKFGLMNRYFHSLSQSLKILRR
- the VPS52 gene encoding Vps52p (similar to uniprot|P39904 Saccharomyces cerevisiae YDR484W) — encoded protein: MDVLSDLLELDATELQLPEDSPSGKDDNIDTYRAYVDSTLKKEYQLHTEFLKEFDDLMEKNQSIRTSTETLIPSLKNYFAEFNNKLNDLTKDLDFVKGKFSEFSSLLKSNSSKLKDISPIVNDLIISPEIIYQVLRGKIDQKWIDCIDYLNDKQEIFLKYQEENKSERPNDFEQLNEILQILKAVSAERAKKYIVIRIKRLRDGHPVPAQRIQEELLQVREIYQMIYNTKSDIATELREAYINTMKWYYKTYFARYIRSLTILQYVQIDSQYALGQGLSNTSVSGSYSNYLYASGRTLFGAQTASHFNVTDDSINDYFQISKRLDLITQEDRTVMVSQIAENNPIANYIEVGFKNLNLALLDNCTAEFMFLNEFFRLPTDKGDLIRTILLDIFQPTFDNAMDFTHQLIDTSFDIFGVLISIRVAHRLQFEAQHRQIPCIDDYLDGQLILLWPKFQKLVDFQCEQLRSVSITTNVARVRGAGTASDPLVTPHELTVQFSKFLLSLLKLSLTHKELLDERAEPLFHSINRIRDDFETIMTKCSKKTKNADNFLTTNYMYIYNALQQSFLRTDSEKEPLILSQTKTHLSQLLEAYSK
- the RFC4 gene encoding replication factor C subunit 4 (highly similar to uniprot|P40339 Saccharomyces cerevisiae YOL094C RFC4 Subunit of heteropentameric Replication factor C (RF-C) which is a DNA binding protein and ATPase that acts as a clamp loader of the proliferating cell nuclear antigen (PCNA) processivity factor for DNA polymerases delta and epsilon), whose amino-acid sequence is MSYATKLELPWVEKYRPHLLKDIVGNEDTVQRLQTIAADGNMPHMIISGLPGIGKTTSIHCLAHELLGDAYSQAVLELNASDDRGIEVVRNQIKHFAQKKCTLPAGKHKIIILDEADSMTSGAQQALRRTMELYSNTTRFAFACNQSNKIIEPLQSRCAILRYSKLTDEQVLKRLLEIIKLEDVQYTNDGLEAIIFTAEGDMRQAINNLQSTVAGFGLVNGENVFQIVDSPHPLIVKRMLLSGSLDESLQYLKELWVKGYSAVDIVITCFRVMKNLDEVKETVRLEMIKEIGFTHMRILEGVGTHLQLSGMLAKIQKLKS
- the TRM10 gene encoding tRNA (guanine(9)-N(1))-methyltransferase (similar to uniprot|Q12400 Saccharomyces cerevisiae YOL093W), whose protein sequence is MSDTSENSNAEIPADTSDVKDKPKPIVRAPQFPPPPEGISKSQWKKICRKKRFEETRAEYAQIRKEKRNRAKLARREKLKEYTDRGEEIPEELKRPPKVNLNQSDSGISIILDCSFDDLMNDREIVSLSTQVTRAYSSNKRENNYAKIKVTSFDKRLKQRFDNDLSNSNYTKWKNFEFTADPTLPTENAVYLTADTEEKLDTLEPGTTYIVGGIVDKNRHKNLCYNKAKELNIPTKRLPIGEFINLAGRKVLTTSHMVQLMLRYFDNKDWKEAFESVLPPRKLEVDSTKEDSETASAE
- the YPQ1 gene encoding cationic amino acid transporter (similar to uniprot|Q12010 YOL092W Saccharomyces cerevisiae Hypothetical ORF); this encodes MQLVPIVLNSQTVSGITGSISIACWIIVFVPQIYENFYRKSAEGLSLMFVVLWLAGDIFNLLGAMLQHLLPTMIILAAYYTAADIILLIQCLFYGQDGPVDPVHLSPANPINENVLQDVFHERQPLLTGHQHNERRVYVETSSTTSEATAPNADKPEDGKLREQLLNIIIVSSVILAGFFSWYISYIKNPHQSNPELDLHMNWLAQSFGYLSAVLYLGSRIPQILLNYQRKSCEGVSFLFFLFACLGNTTFIISVLSISFAPRYLLVNASWLIGSSGTLIMDFIIFAQFFVYNKDTQPSADDLLTV